One segment of Solanum lycopersicum chromosome 1, SLM_r2.1 DNA contains the following:
- the LOC138346941 gene encoding uncharacterized protein, with the protein MIGSGYPRLSSGMAGLVFSDLSVAVMTAGGGSVLPSTYLRSWIVSSVLESILPQLVGSTTACVAWDKLVAAYASRSRPYIRELKSQLHTLRCDNASIESYVQKAKGITHKLAALQHPIPNDDLVEFVLAGVGPSYRPFTRSLKSRHEEITIICHNCEARTPSHQNWLMDSDHTHHLTTDLENLGIHSEYQGPEEVTIGNGSKIPCFTNDATIFSSTPISNQPSLSPSIASSTNTRPLSYVDPIPGNTHATDPPSQDDVSHGVALISPCIVAENPHSSNMSRSDNFGNISAISYYVHWRHAMSEEYNALIQNGTWELVPPSPSQNIIGCKWVFKRKLKSDGLLDRYKARLVAKGYHQRSGLDFADTFSLVVKPATIRLLLSLAVSHQSHVTQLDVSNAFLHGKLDDIV; encoded by the exons atgatcggatctggctaTCCACGGCTTTCCAGCGGCAtggccggattggttttttctgatttatcCGTGGCGGTAatgactgccggcggcggttctgtgcttccatcaacgtatttgagaag TTGGATTGTTTCTTCTGTTTTAGAAAGCATTTTACCTCAATTGGTCGGATCAACAACTGCTTGTGTGGCTTGGGACAAACTTGTTGCTGCATATGCATCTAGATCAAGACCATACATTCGTGAACTGAAATCGCAGTTGCACACTCTGCGTTGTGACAATGCCAGTATTGAGTCGTATGTACAAAAGGCAAAGGGAATAACACATAAGTTGGCTGCACTGCAACATCCGATTCCAAATGATGATCTTGTAGAATTCGTTCTTGCTGGAGTTGGACCTTCTTATCGTCCTTTTACCAGGTCACTTAAATCACGTCACGAGGAAATTACAATTATTTGTCATAACTGTGAAG CACGAACTCCTTCTCATCAAAATTGGTTAATGGATAGCGACCATACACATCATCTTACAACTGATCTTGAAAACTTGGGTATTCATTCTGAATACCAAGGTCCTGAGGAAGTTACTATAGGTAATGGTTCTAAAATTCCT TGTTTCACCAATGATGCCACAATTTTCAGTTCGACGCCCATTTCAAATCAGCCTTCTCTATCTCCATCTATCGCATCCTCGACAAATACTAGACCTTTATCATATGTTGATCCTATTCCTGGAAACACACATGCTACTGACCCTCCTTCACAAGATGACGTTTCTCATGGTGTAGCCTTGATTTCACCATGTATAGTTGCAGAAAATCCTCATTCTTCTAATATGAGTCGTTCTGATAATTTTGGGAACATCTCTGCTATCA GTTATTATGTTCATTGGCGTCACGCCATGTCGGAGGAGTATAATGCACTTATTCAAAATGGTACTTGGGAACTAGTTCCACCATCCCCGTCTCAAAATATAATTGGTTGTAAATGGGTGTTTAAGAGGAAGTTAAAGTCAGATGGTTTATTGGATCgctataaagcaagacttgtggCTAAAGGATATCATCAACGATCGGGTCTAGACTTTGCTGATACGTTTAGTCTTGTGGTTAAGCCGGCTACCATACGATTGTTGTTGTCCTTGGCAGTTTCTCATCAATCGCATGTCACTCAACTAGATGTATCCAATGCATTTCTTCATGGGAAGTTAGATGATATTGTCTAA